Proteins from one Danaus plexippus chromosome 2, MEX_DaPlex, whole genome shotgun sequence genomic window:
- the LOC116779592 gene encoding mediator of RNA polymerase II transcription subunit 11 gives MAGPIERIQVLDEIEKDIITCLQCAAQALLELGKEKSSQKQAESNTSQFLRTLSQVESKLSDQINYLTQVSTGQPHEGSGYASQKVLQMAWHRLEHVRSWVNELERLKASHMAASSRSNSNMTSSGTSTQ, from the exons ATGGCGGGGCCTATTGAAAGAATTCAAGTTCTAGATGAAATTGAAAAGGACATAATAACATGCTTACAATGTGCAG CTCAGGCTCTATTGGAACTTGGTAAAGAGAAATCGAGTCAAAAGCAGGCTGAGAGTAACACATCGCAATTTCTAAGAACCCTTAGTCAAGTGGAATCAAAATTGAGTGATCAGATCAATTATCTAACCCAAGTTTCTACAGGACAGCCACATGAGGGTTCTGGGTATGCTTCACAGAAAGTGCTACAAATGGCCTGGCATCGACTAGAGCATGTTAGGTCCTGGGTTAATGAGCTGGAAAGACTTAAGGCTTCTCATATGGCAGCCTCATCTAGATCAAATAGCAATATGACTTCCTCAGGCACTAGTACACAGTAG
- the LOC116765223 gene encoding uncharacterized protein LOC116765223, whose protein sequence is MNNSAAKVGEIFTEAGAAFNKLAEMTMMLHPMTEPSSSQSKTPVKRKAQDERLGSLSTSGSNQVTLNMLNAPESEMDVEGIGSEVKLEFEAGNEDVMT, encoded by the exons atgaataattctGCTGCTaag GTGGGTGAAATATTTACTGAAGCTGGAGCAGCTTTTAACAAATTGGCAGAAATGACTATGATGTTACATCCAATGACAGAACCATcaag ttCTCAATCTAAAACACCAGTTAAACGAAAAGCTCAAGATGAGCGATTAGGATCTCTGTCCACCTCTGGTTCTAATCAA gtAACTCTAAACATGTTAAATGCTCCTGAGTCTGAAATGGATGTTGAGGGAATTGGAAGTGAAGTAAAGCTGGAGTTTGAAGCTGGCAATGAAGATGTTATGACTTGA
- the LOC116779648 gene encoding large ribosomal subunit protein uL3 has translation MSHRKFSAPRHGSMGFYPKKRSRRHRGKVKAFPKDDASKPVHLTAFIGYKAGMTHVVREPDRPGSKINKKEIVEAVTIIETPPMVCVGVVGYIETPHGLRALLTVWAEHMSEDCRRRFYKNWYKCKKKAFTKSSKKWQDELGRKSIEKDFKKMIRYCSVIRVIAHTQMKLLKQRQKKAHIMEIQVNGGSIEDKVNWAREHLEKPIPIDSVFAQDEMIDCIGVTKGKGYKGVTSRWHTKKLPRKTHKGLRKVACIGAWHPSRVSFTVARAGQKGYHHRTEMNKKIYRIGQGIHTKDGKVIKNNASTEYDLSEKSITPMGGFPHYGEVNNDFIMIKGCCMGPKKRVITLRKSLRVHTKRAALEKINLKFIDTASKFGHGRFQTPADKAAFMGTLKKDRVREDAANAAAPAAAQS, from the exons ATG TCGCACAGGAAATTCTCGGCACCTCGCCATGGGTCCATGGGATTCTATCCCAAGAAAAGGTCCCGTCGTCATCGTGGTAAGGTTAAGGCCTTCCCCAAGGATGATGCCAGCAAGCCGGTACATCTTACAGCCTTCATTGGTTATAAGGCTGGTATGACCCACGTGGTCCGTGAACCCGACCGTCCTGGTTCAA agATTAACAAGAAGGAGATTGTGGAGGCTGTGACAATCATTGAAACTCCTCCGATGGTCTGTGTTGGTGTTGTCGGTTACATCGAGACTCCACATGGTCTCCGCGCTCTCCTGACGGTTTGGGCTGAACATATGTCCGAGGACTGCCGTCGTCGCTTCTACAAGAACTG GTATAAGTGTAAGAAGAAGGCCTTCACCAAGTCCAGCAAGAAATGGCAGGATGAGCTTGGACGTAAATCCATTGAAAAGGACTTCAAGAAAATGATCCGTTACTGTAGTGTAATCAGAGTTATTGCACACACTCAAATGAAGCTGTTGAAGCAGCGTCAAAAGAAGGCCCATATCATGGAAATCCAAGTTAACGGTGGGTCTATTGAAGACAAAGTTAATTGGGCCAGAGAACATTTGGAGAAGCCTATTCCAATTGACTCTGTTTTTGCTCAGGATGAGATGATTGACTGCATCGGTGTGACTAAAGGAAAGGGATACAAAG gtGTCACCTCCCGTTGGCACACAAAGAAGTTGCCGCGTAAGACCCACAAGGGTCTGCGTAAGGTCGCTTGTATTGGAGCGTGGCATCCCTCAAGAGTTTCATTCACTGTGGCTCGTGCTGGTCAAAAGGGCTATCACCACCGCACTGAAATGAACAAGAAGATCTACAGAATTGGACAAG gTATTCACACCAAGGACGGAAAGGTCATTAAAAACAATGCATCCACTGAATATGACTTGTCAGAGAAGTCTATTACACCTATGGGTGGTTTCCCTCACTATGGAGAAGTTAACAATGACTTCATCATGATCAAGGGTTGCTGCATGGGTCCCAAGAAGCGCGTTATCACCTTAAGAAAA TCACTCCGCGTCCACACGAAGAGGGCAGCTCTTGAGAAGATCAACCTCAAGTTCATTGACACCGCGTCTAAGTTTGGTCACGGTCGCTTCCAGACGCCGGCTGACAAGGCCGCGTTCATGGGCACGCTCAAGAAGGATCGCGTTCGCGAAGATGCCGCCAATGCAGCTGCACCGGCTGCAGCTCAGTCTTAG
- the LOC116765222 gene encoding probable RNA methyltransferase CG11342, translating into MPLESELSFRGNDPGAAKYGNFINYYTFHSCKERTDNLRASMFPNVTDEIILCLDIGCNTGELTVELFSTLTKTYPKSEIKILAVDIDPTLIHRAQEMFNHNSNITFMTLDILNDGHNALQTFLCSHNKKLFDIIFCFSVTMWIHINSGDDALCAFLLLLKEKTRCIIIEPQPWKCYKNAQRRMKRSGSYFELFETLQIRDNVDKVIEEILVNGNFYKVYESPSSSWNRKIQSYHLNKS; encoded by the coding sequence ATGCCTTTAGAGTCAGAACTATCTTTTCGCGGGAACGATCCTGGCGCAGCTAAATATGGCAactttataaactattatacTTTCCATAGTTGCAAAGAAAGGACTGATAATTTGAGAGCGTCTATGTTTCCAAATGTAAcagatgaaattattttatgcttAGACATCGGTTGCAATACAGGAGAATTAACGGTTGAATTGTTTTCAACATTAACGAAGACATATCCCaaatcagaaataaaaatcttagcAGTAGACATTGATCCGACATTAATACACAGGGCTCAAGAAATGTTTAATCATAAcagtaatataacttttatgacTTTGGACATATTGAACGATGGACATAATGCGCTTCAGACGTTTTTGTGTTCTcacaataaaaagttatttgacataattttctgtttttcgGTAACTATGTGGATACATATTAACTCTGGCGATGATGCACTCTGTGCCTTTTTATTGCTccttaaagaaaaaacaaggTGTATTATAATAGAGCCACAACCATGGAAATGTTACAAGAACGCACAAAGGAGAATGAAGAGATCCGGcagttattttgaattattcgAAACATTACAGATAAGAGATAATGTTGATAAAGTGATCGAAGAAATTTTAGTAAATggaaacttttataaagtatatgaaTCCCCATCATCTTCTTGgaatagaaaaatacaaagttatcatttaaataaatcataa
- the LOC116765290 gene encoding FMR1-interacting protein NUFIP1, translated as MYPESIHTNLSRPHTPWNQNGPQGQYYKGNNPGQARWQQRSTNTFQNEELKFWCETCDKGFRFANHLENHKLQHQKCNIDGCQYVAHPKVITRHIQMQHSSGLFKKISKLNNPEEIKKWREERRMKYPTKENIEKKKAEINERIKRGEKMGLRHEKGKKRSDKKDFANKRKQNVAGPKVNGKKRKCKFDVTKQHEQNKKICKEMPPTEEKRTLKPFAGIRLLYEDEQEEITEVTTNSLIEDVDEFVEKIVENKEKKSEPTICGALTSLMCQYGSSDEEEFIEHNTKLISNHNIESASTTMIENNIDSKLNGNTKLNMDKNNPNETFTNKEKVLESDNDSGPEEMSIVKNENSTVPIQTKTKSKAKNKKNNLPKPNQSRHMNSVQKKRKLPSTLLEKLLHKEIHNERNIILQCIRHIVDNNFFDNQK; from the exons atGTATCCTGAATCCATCCATACAAATTTGAGCAGACCTCATACACCTTGGAATCAAAATGGACCACAGGGACAGTATTATAAGGGAAATAACCCTGGCCAGGCTAGGTGGCAACAACGGAGTACGAATACCTTCCAAAatgaagaattaaaattttggtgTGAAACCTGTGATAAAGGCTTCAGATTCGCCAATCATCTGGAAAATCATAAACTTCAACACCAA aAATGTAACATAGATGGTTGTCAGTACGTAGCTCATCCAAAAGTTATTACAAGACACATTCAAATGCAACATTCCAGTGGtttgtttaaaaagatatcaaaattaaataacccagaggaaataaaaaaatggagGGAAGAAAGAAGGATGAAATACccaacaaaagaaaatattgagaaGAAAAAAGCTGAAATTAATGAGAGAATTAAAAGAGGTGAAAAAATGGGATTGAGACATGAAAAAGGCAAGAAGAGAAGTGACAAAAAAG attttgcaaataaaagaaaacaaaacgtAGCAGGACCAAAAGTCAATGgtaagaaaagaaaatgtaaatttgaTGTGACAAAACAACATGagcaaaataagaaaatatgtaaagaaatGCCTCCTACAGAAGAAAAAAGAACATTAAAACCATTTGCCGGCATTCGGCTCTTATATGAAGATGAGCAAGAAGAGATTACAGAGGTAACAACAAATTCTCTTATAGAAGATGTTGATGAATTTGTAGAAAAAATTGtagaaaacaaagaaaagaaATCTGAACCTACAATATGTGGGGCTTTAACATCTTTGATGTGCCAATACGGCTCTTCTGATGAAGAAGAATTCATAGAACataacacaaaattaatatcaaatcatAACATTGAATCTGCAAGTACAACAATGATCGAAAACAATATTGATAGCAAATTAAATGGCAATACTAAACTGAATATGGATAAAAACAATCCAAATGaaacatttacaaacaaagaaaaagtCCTGGAGAGTGATAACGACAGTGGGCCAGAAGAAATGAGCATAGTAAAGAATGAAAATAGTACAGTACCTATCCAAACCAAAACAAAAAGCAAAgccaagaataaaaaaaataatttgccaAAACCCAACCAATCTAGACACATGAATTCAGttcaaaagaaaagaaaactcCCTTCAACCCTCTTAGAAAAATTACTACACAAGGAAATACACAATGAAAGAAACATAATTCTTCAATGCATTAGACATATAGTTGATAACAACTTTTttgataatcaaaaataa